One stretch of Elusimicrobiales bacterium DNA includes these proteins:
- a CDS encoding OPT/YSL family transporter produces MTTHKDELRPYIPPEKTAAEFTLQAVLLGLVLSVVFNAANAYLGLKIGMTVSASIPSAIISMATLRMILPRLLGRTGTILENNIVHAFASTGESLAAGVIFTVVAIIFLGGEISNKNVFLLGMAGGLLGLLMMIPLRQSLVVKEHKKLPFPEGSACAKVLIAGDAGGASAMPVFAGMLTGGLFKFAMSAFCLFKDVIMWTFPKLHQAGFGYEVSPLFAGIGYLVGLRISAVMFAGGIIGYWVIIPLIHAFGGHNIVAPGTVPIDTMVTDDLRLNYLRYIGAGGVAFGGLIGVLRSMPDIISSFTHGVCALRGGKQAADAQTEQPVARDPEHNSIAIGGAILGFLAGGFVFGVGAESWVGGIAKFLLYGVIGAGIGWAVFHFAALKSAQSCAAKRTEHDIPMPLVGAGIAATFVFLWLYPPFHLGFWEAVIIVVVSMFFVAVSARMVGLIGTTNQPVSGMTITALLAMTLLFIAIGHPSQTVKIAAITGGAAVCIAISLSGDLSQDLKCAALIGATPWKVQLAQIMSTAASAVLSGFILIILYKACGFGAVDALHPRALEAPQAQLMAKLVEGATGGGLPWTLLALGAGIGLVCELCDVSALAFAIGMYLPITNWPMILVGGAVAWFVSKKHSSDAPIGEDDPGSLYCSGLIAGDALMGIAIAGITVLGLDRAVRLRTASASLFEDALSTALYALIVIAIYRFAISRKPKHAQIH; encoded by the coding sequence ATGACAACGCATAAAGACGAACTGCGCCCCTACATTCCGCCTGAAAAAACCGCGGCGGAATTCACCCTTCAGGCGGTGCTGCTGGGGCTTGTGCTGTCGGTTGTGTTCAACGCGGCCAACGCCTACCTGGGGCTTAAAATCGGGATGACGGTTTCGGCGTCCATACCGTCGGCGATTATCTCCATGGCGACGCTGCGCATGATACTGCCCAGGCTGCTGGGCAGAACCGGCACCATTCTGGAAAACAACATTGTCCACGCTTTCGCCTCCACCGGCGAGTCGCTTGCGGCGGGGGTGATTTTCACCGTCGTGGCGATTATTTTCCTGGGCGGCGAGATTTCCAACAAAAACGTCTTTCTGCTGGGCATGGCGGGCGGGCTGTTGGGGCTGCTGATGATGATACCGCTGCGCCAGTCGCTTGTGGTAAAAGAGCATAAAAAGCTGCCGTTCCCCGAAGGCAGCGCCTGCGCCAAGGTGCTTATTGCCGGCGACGCCGGCGGCGCCAGCGCCATGCCGGTTTTCGCCGGAATGCTTACCGGCGGGCTTTTCAAATTCGCGATGTCGGCTTTCTGTCTGTTCAAAGACGTAATCATGTGGACTTTTCCGAAACTGCATCAGGCGGGGTTCGGCTACGAGGTGTCGCCGCTTTTCGCGGGCATAGGCTATCTGGTGGGATTGAGAATCTCGGCTGTGATGTTTGCGGGCGGCATTATCGGCTACTGGGTGATAATACCGCTGATTCACGCCTTCGGCGGGCACAACATCGTCGCCCCCGGAACCGTGCCGATAGACACGATGGTAACAGACGACCTGCGGCTAAACTATCTCCGCTATATCGGGGCGGGGGGGGTGGCCTTCGGCGGACTAATCGGCGTGCTGCGCTCCATGCCGGATATAATTTCCTCTTTCACCCACGGCGTGTGCGCGCTGCGCGGCGGCAAGCAGGCTGCGGACGCGCAGACGGAACAGCCCGTCGCGCGCGACCCGGAGCATAACAGCATCGCCATAGGCGGCGCGATACTGGGCTTTCTGGCGGGAGGCTTCGTATTCGGCGTCGGGGCGGAATCCTGGGTTGGCGGCATAGCGAAGTTTCTGCTCTATGGCGTAATCGGCGCGGGGATAGGCTGGGCGGTGTTTCATTTCGCCGCGCTTAAGTCGGCCCAGTCCTGCGCGGCAAAACGCACAGAGCATGACATTCCCATGCCGCTGGTCGGCGCGGGAATAGCGGCCACTTTCGTTTTCCTGTGGCTGTATCCGCCCTTTCACCTGGGATTTTGGGAGGCGGTGATTATCGTGGTGGTCAGCATGTTTTTCGTGGCGGTCAGCGCGCGGATGGTGGGGCTTATAGGAACGACGAATCAGCCCGTCTCCGGCATGACAATCACCGCGCTGCTGGCGATGACGCTGCTTTTCATCGCGATAGGCCACCCGTCGCAAACCGTAAAAATCGCGGCCATCACCGGCGGGGCGGCGGTGTGCATAGCGATATCGCTCTCCGGCGACCTGTCGCAGGATTTAAAATGCGCCGCGCTTATCGGCGCGACACCATGGAAAGTGCAACTGGCCCAGATTATGAGCACGGCGGCCTCGGCGGTGTTATCCGGCTTTATATTGATTATCCTTTATAAGGCCTGCGGCTTCGGCGCGGTTGACGCGCTGCATCCGCGCGCGCTGGAAGCGCCTCAGGCGCAGCTTATGGCCAAGCTGGTGGAGGGCGCCACCGGCGGCGGTTTGCCGTGGACGCTGCTGGCGCTGGGCGCGGGAATAGGCCTTGTATGCGAGCTCTGCGACGTATCCGCGCTGGCCTTTGCCATCGGGATGTATCTGCCGATAACCAACTGGCCGATGATACTGGTCGGCGGCGCCGTTGCCTGGTTCGTCTCAAAAAAACACAGTTCGGACGCGCCGATTGGCGAGGACGACCCCGGCTCGCTCTACTGCTCCGGCCTTATCGCGGGCGACGCGCTGATGGGAATCGCCATCGCGGGCATAACAGTGCTTGGGCTGGATAGGGCGGTAAGGCTGCGCACCGCAAGCGCAAGCCTGTTTGAAGACGCGCTTTCAACCGCGCTGTACGCGCTGATAGTGATAGCAATCTACCGCTTCGCGATAAGCAGGAAACCAAAACATGCGCAAATTCATTGA
- a CDS encoding M20/M25/M40 family metallo-hydrolase, translating into MPFIDTASRKRMVSAFVELVRIDSQTREEGKIAARLDKILKELGCKTAFDRSAAKTGSQTGNLVAKFPGDARLAPVLLSSHMDTVSPGKGIKPQIKRDRITSDGTTILGADCKSGIAVILETLRILKERGLPHPPLEIVFTVCEEVGLLGAKHLDFSLLKSRTGIVLDSESAKEVTVTAPAADRMEINVIGLAAHAGMFPERGISAVRVAAEAVSRMKLGRIDFETTANVGVISGGSATNIITPLVTMRAEARSHNPAKLRRQTAHMKAALETAAKRSAIKLDGKTVRARIECANTNTYPAMKIPPQAKVLAALTASAKAIGIKLEQKPGGGGSDANIFAAHGIITPNLGCGMWEPHTTAEYLGLDDFFSCAEITLGAIARMAE; encoded by the coding sequence ATGCCATTTATTGACACCGCGAGCAGAAAGCGGATGGTGTCCGCTTTCGTGGAACTGGTCAGGATAGACTCTCAAACCCGCGAGGAAGGAAAAATCGCCGCGCGGCTGGATAAAATACTCAAAGAACTGGGCTGCAAAACCGCCTTTGACAGGTCGGCTGCCAAAACCGGCTCGCAGACGGGAAACCTTGTCGCCAAATTTCCGGGAGATGCGCGATTGGCGCCTGTGCTTTTGTCGTCGCACATGGACACGGTTTCGCCCGGAAAGGGCATCAAGCCGCAGATAAAGCGCGACCGCATCACCTCCGACGGAACCACCATACTGGGCGCGGACTGCAAGTCCGGCATCGCCGTCATTCTGGAAACGCTGCGGATTCTGAAAGAGCGCGGGCTGCCGCATCCGCCGCTGGAAATCGTTTTCACGGTGTGCGAGGAAGTGGGGCTGCTGGGCGCCAAACATCTGGACTTTTCGCTGCTTAAATCCCGCACGGGGATTGTGCTGGATTCGGAATCCGCCAAAGAGGTTACGGTTACGGCTCCGGCGGCGGACCGCATGGAAATCAATGTCATCGGACTGGCGGCGCACGCGGGGATGTTCCCGGAGCGCGGCATCTCGGCGGTGCGCGTTGCGGCGGAGGCGGTCTCCCGAATGAAGCTCGGGCGCATTGATTTTGAAACCACCGCCAACGTGGGCGTAATCTCCGGCGGAAGCGCGACAAATATCATCACCCCGCTCGTAACCATGAGGGCCGAGGCGCGCAGCCATAACCCCGCCAAGCTGCGCCGCCAGACCGCGCATATGAAAGCCGCGCTTGAGACGGCGGCGAAACGCTCCGCCATAAAACTGGACGGCAAAACCGTCCGCGCGCGGATAGAATGCGCCAACACCAACACCTATCCCGCCATGAAAATCCCGCCGCAGGCGAAGGTTTTGGCCGCGCTGACGGCATCCGCCAAAGCCATTGGGATAAAGCTGGAGCAGAAACCGGGCGGCGGGGGAAGCGACGCCAACATATTCGCCGCGCACGGCATAATAACGCCCAATCTGGGCTGCGGGATGTGGGAGCCGCACACGACAGCCGAATACCTCGGCCTTGACGACTTTTTCAGCTGCGCGGAGATAACGCTGGGAGCGATTGCCCGCATGGCCGAATGA
- a CDS encoding type II toxin-antitoxin system RelE/ParE family toxin: MHEVVFAEGAFKIYDRLPRNLKERVNRVIEERLEKEPFLYGEPLRYGFIGFWKIRTGKLRIIYKPEDTGRIVITDMDFRKEVYGQH; this comes from the coding sequence ATGCACGAAGTAGTTTTCGCCGAAGGCGCGTTCAAAATATATGACAGGCTGCCGCGCAATCTTAAAGAGCGGGTCAACCGGGTTATAGAAGAGCGGCTGGAAAAAGAGCCTTTCCTGTACGGCGAGCCGCTGCGGTACGGCTTTATCGGATTTTGGAAAATAAGAACCGGCAAGCTGCGGATAATCTATAAGCCGGAAGACACCGGCAGAATCGTAATAACCGATATGGATTTCCGCAAAGAAGTCTACGGACAGCATTGA